From SAR86 cluster bacterium, the proteins below share one genomic window:
- the tatB gene encoding Sec-independent protein translocase protein TatB, with product MFDIGFFELLIVSSLFLVVVGPERFPEVARNSIKFMRWIKNVFDKGKAEVEKTIGLQEIKQDIYNQDTLKEINNFKDEMQNLDDQNQKKDG from the coding sequence ATGTTTGATATCGGTTTCTTTGAACTCCTAATCGTCTCTTCTCTATTTCTAGTTGTTGTTGGCCCTGAAAGATTTCCTGAAGTAGCTAGAAATAGCATCAAATTTATGAGATGGATTAAAAATGTTTTTGACAAAGGAAAAGCTGAGGTTGAAAAGACAATAGGGCTACAGGAAATAAAACAAGATATATATAATCAAGATACTCTTAAAGAAATAAATAACTTTAAAGACGAAATGCAAAACCTAGATGATCAAAATCAAAAAAAGGATGGATAA
- the tatA gene encoding twin-arginine translocase TatA/TatE family subunit, protein MGFSGISIWQILIVLVIILLIFGPKRLKGIGSDLGNSIKNFRKALKDEDKEEDKEENK, encoded by the coding sequence ATGGGATTCAGCGGAATAAGCATTTGGCAAATATTAATTGTATTAGTGATAATTTTACTAATTTTTGGTCCAAAAAGATTAAAAGGCATAGGTAGTGATCTAGGCAACTCCATAAAGAACTTTAGAAAAGCTCTTAAAGACGAAGATAAAGAAGAAGATAAAGAAGAAAATAAGTAA
- a CDS encoding phosphoribosyl-ATP diphosphatase, which produces MRIEKTILEELDAVIDNRKNSNGTVSYTASLFEGGINKISEKILEEAKELIEAASGNKKRKDQIIHEAADLLFHILVLLNFEDIKSHQMLLELKSRMGISGLEEKKNR; this is translated from the coding sequence ATGAGAATAGAAAAAACAATTTTAGAAGAATTGGATGCGGTAATTGATAATAGAAAAAACTCTAACGGCACAGTATCTTATACAGCTAGTCTATTTGAAGGGGGCATCAATAAAATATCTGAAAAGATATTAGAAGAGGCAAAAGAACTAATTGAAGCGGCAAGTGGAAATAAGAAACGGAAAGATCAAATAATTCATGAAGCAGCTGATTTATTATTTCATATTTTAGTACTCTTAAACTTTGAAGATATTAAATCTCATCAGATGCTTTTAGAATTAAAGTCTAGAATGGGCATTTCTGGCTTAGAAGAAAAGAAAAATAGATAA